A window from Variovorax sp. PBL-E5 encodes these proteins:
- a CDS encoding tetratricopeptide repeat protein — MTIRLRHHLVGLALVQAVLVLPLDLAAQTRPAKGAATAGGPGAATAAERAVLRVACEGDNVGAAITLNGQFKGECPVDITVLEGRIQLRAVKQVDDSRERTFEQGFSVVGGTGKRIDVVLGPVQLTADAQQREAQRAKEAQQRKADALAAAIKAAEGGDASAMYALGRRFELGHGLPIDYAQAAAWYGKAADAGDGRAASQLGYMYLAGSGVRSDKPTALTYIKKAADLNDPRGLGLWALNGYPMRGNDFAPEAISLYQRGAEGGDPQSQHFMYVIGSAAGQSAKSQEWARRSREGYRRQAEDGDFIAMFGFADTYRYFEYDNDNARYVKLTRDAISAAEKAAAAGNSWAALKVALAHYDLFHADSGGNKDAEKAAAREWLKKAADLGEPQGKWGLANMTFD, encoded by the coding sequence ATGACAATCCGTCTCCGTCATCACCTTGTTGGCCTGGCACTGGTGCAAGCCGTACTGGTCTTGCCGCTCGACCTGGCCGCGCAAACCCGGCCGGCCAAAGGGGCCGCCACGGCCGGCGGACCTGGCGCTGCGACAGCCGCGGAACGCGCTGTTTTGCGCGTGGCCTGTGAAGGCGACAACGTGGGCGCCGCAATCACCCTCAACGGCCAGTTCAAAGGCGAATGCCCGGTCGACATCACGGTGCTGGAGGGCCGCATTCAACTGCGAGCCGTCAAGCAGGTGGACGACTCGCGAGAGAGGACGTTCGAGCAAGGCTTTTCAGTCGTCGGGGGCACAGGCAAACGCATCGACGTGGTCCTGGGCCCCGTACAACTCACCGCCGACGCGCAACAGCGTGAAGCGCAGCGCGCCAAAGAGGCGCAGCAACGCAAGGCCGATGCCCTGGCGGCCGCCATCAAAGCCGCCGAAGGCGGCGACGCCTCAGCCATGTATGCACTCGGCCGGCGCTTCGAACTGGGCCACGGCCTGCCCATCGACTATGCGCAGGCCGCGGCCTGGTACGGCAAGGCTGCGGATGCAGGTGATGGCCGCGCTGCATCCCAACTGGGGTACATGTACCTGGCCGGGTCTGGCGTTCGGAGCGACAAGCCCACGGCGCTGACGTACATCAAGAAAGCAGCCGATCTCAACGACCCACGCGGCTTGGGGCTGTGGGCGCTCAACGGGTACCCCATGCGTGGCAACGACTTCGCACCGGAAGCAATCTCCCTTTATCAGCGCGGCGCAGAAGGAGGCGACCCGCAAAGCCAGCACTTCATGTATGTCATTGGCAGTGCCGCCGGACAATCAGCCAAGAGTCAAGAGTGGGCGCGCAGGTCAAGAGAAGGGTATCGCCGACAAGCCGAGGACGGCGACTTTATTGCGATGTTCGGATTCGCTGACACGTACAGGTATTTCGAATACGACAACGACAATGCGCGCTACGTCAAGCTCACCCGCGACGCGATAAGCGCCGCCGAGAAGGCCGCGGCTGCAGGCAACTCCTGGGCCGCTCTCAAAGTGGCACTGGCCCATTACGATCTGTTCCACGCCGATTCCGGTGGCAACAAAGATGCGGAAAAGGCCGCCGCTCGGGAGTGGCTGAAGAAGGCCGCGGACTTGGGAGAACCGCAAGGCAAGTGGGGGTTGGCAAACATGACCTTCGACTGA
- a CDS encoding MFS transporter: MKQTLTFSDATYGFGAGIFFIGYFLFEVPSNLLLAKIGARKTLLRIMLIWGIVATAMAFVETPMQFYVARFLLGVFEAGFFPGIILYFTYWYPSARRGQMIALFMTATAISSVVAGPLCGAIMKYANGAGGLHGWQWLFIVEGLPAAVLGIVAYLYLQDKPEDAKWLSQDEKKTLRWQLDHDEKDVESASHTGLGQLFADPKVYALALAYFLLLGATYTMVFWIPSLIKSWGVADLLMVGLCAAVPQLCGIFATVWIGRHSDKHRERRWHYMACVAAAATGMGIIALSQGNLAASMAGLTLAGIGWIAATPLFFTTTTEYLSKASAAGGIALISSLGNLGPAAGPSVTGWLSARTGSPVYSMLLVIAFYALSGIILLLCVRPAKAHARPA, from the coding sequence TTGAAGCAGACGCTGACCTTCAGCGATGCGACCTACGGCTTCGGCGCCGGCATCTTCTTCATCGGCTACTTCCTGTTCGAGGTGCCGAGCAACCTGCTGCTGGCGAAGATCGGCGCGCGCAAGACGCTGCTTCGCATCATGCTGATCTGGGGCATCGTCGCGACGGCGATGGCCTTCGTCGAGACGCCGATGCAGTTCTATGTCGCGCGCTTCCTGCTCGGCGTCTTCGAGGCGGGGTTCTTTCCCGGCATCATCCTGTACTTCACGTACTGGTATCCGTCGGCGCGGCGCGGCCAGATGATCGCGCTGTTCATGACCGCCACCGCCATCTCGAGCGTCGTCGCCGGCCCGCTGTGCGGCGCCATCATGAAGTACGCCAACGGCGCAGGGGGCCTGCACGGCTGGCAGTGGCTGTTCATCGTCGAGGGGCTGCCCGCCGCGGTGCTGGGCATCGTGGCCTACCTCTACCTGCAGGACAAGCCGGAGGACGCGAAATGGCTGTCGCAGGACGAGAAGAAGACCCTGCGCTGGCAGCTCGATCACGACGAGAAGGATGTCGAGTCCGCGTCGCACACCGGGCTCGGCCAGCTGTTCGCCGACCCCAAGGTCTATGCGCTCGCGCTCGCCTACTTCCTGCTCCTGGGTGCGACCTACACGATGGTGTTCTGGATCCCGAGCCTGATCAAGAGCTGGGGCGTGGCCGACCTGCTGATGGTGGGCCTGTGCGCCGCCGTGCCGCAGCTGTGCGGCATCTTCGCGACCGTGTGGATCGGCCGCCATTCCGACAAGCATCGCGAGCGGCGCTGGCACTACATGGCCTGCGTGGCGGCCGCGGCAACGGGCATGGGGATCATCGCGCTGTCGCAAGGGAACCTGGCCGCGTCGATGGCCGGCCTGACGCTGGCCGGCATCGGCTGGATCGCGGCCACGCCGCTGTTCTTCACGACCACGACCGAGTACCTGTCGAAGGCGAGCGCAGCCGGCGGCATCGCGCTCATCAGCAGCCTGGGCAACCTCGGTCCCGCCGCCGGCCCGTCGGTCACCGGATGGCTCAGCGCGCGCACCGGCAGCCCGGTCTACAGCATGCTGCTGGTGATCGCCTTCTACGCGCTCTCGGGGATCATCCTGCTGCTGTGCGTGCGGCCTGCGAAGGCGCACGCGCGGCCTGCCTGA
- a CDS encoding LysR family transcriptional regulator — MNDKLLALRLFVRVARTGSFSAAARELDLSQPSVSRIIAALEKDVGGALIARTTRAVTLTDVGNEYLARVEAILASLEEADHEARGSRELRGSLRVAMPASFGVREIIPVMPGFLARHPSLNVSLLMSDQRQDTIKEGVDVALRLGELADSSATARLIGRTQRMLVASPTYLKARGTPKTPADLAAHAGIVGPAGTSAGTWSFQKDGQSVVVRINSHLTVSVNEAAVAAAVAGIGVVTTALWGCRAELARGSLIQLLPDWKMGEVEVHGMFTPGRQPKPSARALVEYLIAELRR; from the coding sequence ATGAACGACAAACTGCTGGCGCTGCGACTTTTCGTGCGCGTCGCCCGAACGGGAAGCTTCTCGGCTGCGGCGCGAGAGCTTGACCTTTCACAGCCGTCGGTATCGCGCATCATCGCGGCGCTGGAAAAAGACGTTGGCGGGGCTTTGATTGCCCGCACGACGCGGGCTGTCACGCTGACTGACGTCGGCAACGAATATCTGGCGCGTGTCGAAGCGATCCTGGCTTCCCTTGAGGAAGCCGATCACGAGGCACGTGGATCGAGGGAGCTGCGTGGGTCACTGCGTGTGGCCATGCCTGCAAGCTTTGGCGTGCGCGAAATCATCCCCGTGATGCCGGGCTTTCTGGCGCGCCATCCTTCGCTGAACGTCAGCTTGTTGATGAGCGATCAACGGCAAGACACCATCAAGGAAGGTGTCGATGTCGCACTTCGCCTCGGCGAGTTGGCCGATTCGAGTGCCACCGCGCGCCTGATCGGCCGAACCCAGCGAATGCTCGTGGCGTCGCCGACTTATCTGAAGGCGAGGGGCACACCCAAGACGCCCGCAGACCTGGCTGCGCACGCGGGCATCGTCGGGCCTGCTGGAACGAGCGCCGGCACATGGTCCTTTCAGAAGGATGGCCAAAGCGTGGTGGTCCGCATCAACAGCCATCTGACCGTATCCGTCAACGAAGCGGCGGTCGCTGCCGCCGTGGCGGGAATCGGTGTCGTGACCACAGCTCTGTGGGGATGTCGCGCCGAACTCGCGCGCGGCTCGTTGATTCAACTGCTTCCCGATTGGAAGATGGGCGAGGTCGAAGTCCATGGCATGTTCACGCCAGGTCGACAACCGAAGCCCTCGGCACGCGCGCTCGTCGAGTACCTGATCGCAGAACTTCGCCGCTAG
- a CDS encoding class I SAM-dependent methyltransferase produces MESAVAATFDEAYYRRYYFDKKTKVVDPQHVERLGAFVCAYLRYLRVPVRRVLDVGCGIGLWRDIVARQFPLASYHGVEFSEYLCGRYGWERGSVVDYQARKPFDFVICQGVLPYLSPPDVKRALRNLNLLSQGALYVEAVTREDYARDIVDEDLTDPHIFRHSAEVYRAGLSRHFREVGGGVWLSRQAELPLFSLECAAE; encoded by the coding sequence ATGGAATCAGCCGTCGCCGCGACTTTCGACGAAGCCTATTACCGGCGCTACTACTTCGACAAGAAGACCAAAGTGGTGGACCCCCAACATGTCGAACGGTTGGGCGCGTTTGTCTGCGCCTACCTGCGATACCTGCGCGTGCCCGTACGGCGAGTGCTCGACGTGGGTTGCGGCATCGGCCTCTGGCGCGACATCGTGGCGCGGCAATTCCCCTTGGCCAGTTACCACGGCGTCGAGTTCAGCGAATATCTGTGCGGGCGCTACGGGTGGGAGCGCGGCTCGGTGGTGGACTACCAGGCCAGGAAGCCCTTTGACTTCGTCATCTGCCAGGGCGTGCTGCCCTATCTCAGCCCGCCGGATGTGAAGCGCGCTCTGCGCAATCTGAACTTGCTGAGTCAGGGCGCCCTGTATGTGGAGGCCGTGACGCGCGAGGACTATGCGCGCGACATCGTGGATGAGGACTTGACCGACCCGCACATCTTTCGCCACAGCGCCGAGGTGTACCGAGCCGGGCTGTCTCGGCACTTTCGGGAGGTGGGCGGCGGCGTGTGGCTGAGCCGGCAGGCCGAGTTGCCACTGTTCTCTCTGGAGTGCGCAGCAGAGTGA
- a CDS encoding cell division protein CrgA: MFRALFLLFAVLLPIGLVYAFGAWTLLALFGAMAATLLFSTRKARGAEATQGGRLTGYHTTTTANF; this comes from the coding sequence ATGTTCAGGGCACTCTTTCTCCTCTTTGCCGTTCTCCTGCCGATTGGATTGGTCTACGCTTTCGGCGCTTGGACGCTGCTCGCGCTGTTCGGGGCGATGGCCGCAACACTGCTCTTCTCAACCCGCAAGGCACGCGGCGCCGAGGCGACGCAGGGCGGCAGGCTTACCGGATACCACACCACCACGACGGCGAACTTCTAG
- a CDS encoding quinone oxidoreductase family protein, giving the protein MNAAMIEQAGATPVYGQLADARAAEGCRLIQVRAAALSHVTKSRASGKHYSAAGGQNFVPGIDGTGILEDGRRVYFLLPESPHGSMAELSVVDPAHCIELPDKLSDIAAAAIAIPGMSSWVALKERARFAAGGTVLVNGATGTSGGLAVQVAKRLGARRVIATGRNAEALARLASLGADLTISLNQEAGALDKALKASFRNGVDVVLDYLWGPSAEAILVAAAQAAPEAVPIRYIQIGSASGPDITLPSPVLRSSSIELLGSGINSVPLPRIKDAIRDLFASAAAGEFEVPVQAVALQRAGEFWDRPDGHPRIVFTMDRQV; this is encoded by the coding sequence ATGAACGCAGCAATGATCGAACAGGCCGGCGCGACGCCGGTCTACGGACAGCTCGCCGATGCTCGCGCAGCGGAGGGCTGCCGGTTGATCCAGGTCAGGGCAGCGGCCTTGAGCCACGTGACGAAAAGCCGCGCCTCCGGAAAACACTACAGCGCTGCAGGCGGACAGAATTTCGTCCCGGGCATCGACGGCACGGGCATTCTCGAAGACGGCCGCCGTGTCTACTTCCTCCTGCCCGAGTCGCCGCATGGCAGCATGGCCGAGTTGTCGGTGGTCGACCCGGCGCATTGCATCGAGCTTCCCGACAAGCTGAGCGACATCGCGGCGGCGGCGATCGCGATCCCCGGCATGTCCTCGTGGGTCGCGCTCAAGGAACGCGCCCGATTCGCTGCGGGCGGCACCGTGCTCGTCAACGGGGCCACGGGCACGTCGGGGGGTCTGGCGGTGCAGGTGGCCAAGCGCCTGGGCGCACGAAGAGTGATCGCCACCGGCCGCAACGCCGAGGCGCTCGCGCGATTGGCATCCCTGGGCGCCGACCTCACGATTTCGCTCAACCAGGAGGCCGGCGCGCTCGACAAGGCGCTCAAGGCCTCGTTCCGGAACGGCGTGGATGTCGTCCTGGACTATCTCTGGGGACCGAGCGCCGAGGCCATTCTGGTCGCTGCCGCCCAGGCCGCGCCGGAGGCGGTGCCGATTCGCTACATCCAGATCGGCTCGGCCAGCGGGCCCGACATCACGCTACCGAGTCCCGTGCTGCGCTCGTCGTCGATCGAGCTGCTCGGCAGCGGCATCAACAGCGTCCCGCTGCCGCGGATCAAGGACGCGATTCGCGACCTCTTCGCGTCAGCCGCCGCCGGCGAATTCGAAGTGCCGGTGCAGGCGGTTGCGTTGCAGAGGGCGGGCGAATTCTGGGACAGGCCCGACGGCCATCCCCGCATCGTGTTCACGATGGACCGCCAGGTCTGA
- a CDS encoding dihydrofolate reductase family protein: MSKVFVNIGLSLDGYMAPEGMTMGKPEYKNWGAKWGAMMAWILKQQYFRENVLKLEPGGETGPVNDLVRSTVERIGANIMGKRMFDQGEIAWPEDAPFHTPVYVLTHEKRDPWVRPGGTTFYFVNDGPERALALARESAGSRDIRIAGGADVIQQYLSLGVVDELEIALAPVLFGGGRRLFENLQESVPQFRIDSVLDGSAATHLRYVRQ; the protein is encoded by the coding sequence ATGAGCAAGGTATTCGTCAACATCGGACTCAGCCTCGATGGCTACATGGCCCCGGAAGGAATGACCATGGGCAAACCTGAGTACAAGAACTGGGGCGCGAAGTGGGGTGCGATGATGGCCTGGATCCTCAAGCAACAGTACTTTCGCGAGAACGTCCTCAAGCTCGAACCAGGGGGAGAGACCGGACCGGTCAATGACCTGGTTCGCAGCACCGTCGAGCGCATCGGCGCCAACATCATGGGCAAGCGAATGTTCGACCAGGGCGAGATCGCCTGGCCGGAGGACGCGCCGTTTCACACGCCGGTCTACGTTCTGACCCATGAAAAACGCGACCCTTGGGTGCGCCCCGGCGGGACGACCTTCTACTTCGTCAACGACGGGCCGGAGCGTGCCCTGGCGCTGGCTCGAGAATCCGCAGGCAGTCGCGACATTCGCATCGCGGGCGGGGCGGATGTGATCCAGCAGTACCTGAGTCTGGGTGTCGTCGACGAACTGGAGATTGCCTTGGCACCCGTGTTGTTCGGCGGCGGGCGGCGTCTCTTCGAGAACCTGCAAGAGTCCGTGCCGCAGTTTCGCATCGACAGCGTTCTGGATGGTTCAGCCGCCACCCACTTGCGATATGTGCGCCAGTGA
- a CDS encoding flagella synthesis protein FlgN: MNTLLSHLQAECTCAEELLEAMDREQEAMTEGRFAELESISARKAELLDRMAELDLQREATQMALGFGPGRAGADAAAAASGDASLAAWAGLLVLAERARARNRRNGSMVNSHLDFTRKALHFLHAGRQPFYGPDGTARAASGAGTRLALG; this comes from the coding sequence ATGAATACCCTGCTGTCGCACCTGCAGGCCGAATGCACCTGCGCGGAGGAACTGCTGGAAGCCATGGACCGGGAACAGGAGGCCATGACCGAAGGCCGCTTCGCCGAGCTCGAATCGATCAGCGCGCGCAAGGCCGAGCTGCTGGACCGCATGGCCGAACTGGACCTGCAGCGCGAGGCCACGCAGATGGCGCTGGGCTTCGGGCCGGGACGCGCGGGCGCCGATGCGGCCGCGGCCGCGAGCGGCGACGCCTCGCTGGCTGCATGGGCCGGGCTGCTGGTGCTGGCCGAAAGAGCCAGGGCACGCAATCGCCGCAATGGCTCGATGGTGAACAGCCATCTCGACTTCACCCGCAAGGCACTGCACTTCCTGCATGCGGGGCGGCAGCCTTTCTATGGGCCGGACGGCACGGCCCGCGCTGCGAGCGGGGCGGGGACGCGGCTGGCCTTGGGTTAG
- a CDS encoding glucose 1-dehydrogenase, with translation MTTLTGKVAIVTGASKGIGAGIAKLFASSGACVVVNYATSKEAANALVAEIKRSGGKAVAIQADFSKTADIQRLFEESKRAFGALDILVNNAGVYAFAPLQDSTEQEFHREFSTNVLGVITATQEAAKYIGPNGGSIINISSIASVGYMPNSVIYAASKSAVDSVTRVTSIELAPKKIRVNSIAPGATFTEGIAALAWPQEAVDAMVATIPFGRPGMPDDIARVALFLASDDSAWVTGERITASGGQRA, from the coding sequence ATGACCACACTGACCGGCAAGGTTGCCATCGTCACCGGCGCCTCCAAAGGGATCGGTGCCGGAATTGCCAAGCTTTTCGCCAGTTCCGGCGCCTGCGTCGTCGTGAACTACGCGACCAGCAAGGAAGCAGCGAATGCCCTGGTCGCCGAGATCAAGCGTTCCGGCGGCAAGGCCGTGGCCATTCAGGCCGACTTCTCGAAGACCGCCGATATCCAGCGACTGTTCGAAGAGTCGAAGCGCGCCTTCGGCGCTCTCGACATCCTGGTGAACAATGCGGGCGTCTACGCCTTCGCACCCCTACAGGATTCCACGGAGCAAGAATTCCATCGCGAGTTCAGCACGAACGTGCTCGGCGTGATCACTGCAACGCAAGAAGCGGCGAAGTACATCGGCCCGAACGGCGGCAGCATCATCAACATCAGTTCCATCGCCAGTGTCGGCTACATGCCCAACTCGGTGATCTACGCGGCATCCAAGAGCGCTGTCGACTCCGTCACGCGCGTGACCTCGATCGAACTCGCTCCGAAGAAGATCCGCGTCAACAGCATCGCACCAGGCGCCACCTTCACTGAAGGCATCGCAGCTCTGGCTTGGCCGCAGGAGGCCGTCGACGCCATGGTCGCGACGATCCCGTTCGGTCGTCCTGGCATGCCGGACGACATCGCTCGCGTGGCGCTGTTCCTGGCCTCCGATGATTCGGCCTGGGTGACCGGCGAACGGATCACGGCCTCTGGTGGCCAGCGCGCCTGA
- a CDS encoding IS110 family transposase has translation MPSDTDSLNPNRWRLSMTRSVFVGLDWAYRSHAVCVIDAQGSVLKHLTISHDAQGLGELRHALAAFGKALPIAIERPSGLIVDALVEAGHQVFAIHPNPVKASRPRYRSTNAKSDAGDAFMLADLLRTDGHRWHALQPQSAAIRGLRALVRTRDDLVTTRVRLANQLTALLDAYWPGAACIFAAVDSPIALAFIEQWPTARKLTARQIAAFCKRHGYSGRRSAGVLLERLQAAAPSLCEPTLAQAHATAALALVAVLKPLSVQIKALDAHIAQAMTALPQAISVMSLPRAGCICAAQILAELGDVPERFASAQQLCSEAGVVPVTYESGKSRAVTFRWACNHRLRRAITCLADNSRHASPWAASVYNAARKRGCDHPHAVRILARAWTRVLWRIWTNGTLYDPAIHSSACRIEISQEG, from the coding sequence ATGCCTTCCGACACGGACAGTCTTAACCCAAACCGATGGAGGTTGTCCATGACTCGTAGTGTCTTTGTCGGCCTGGATTGGGCCTACCGCTCGCACGCGGTGTGCGTGATCGATGCTCAGGGCAGCGTGCTCAAGCACTTGACCATCAGCCACGACGCCCAAGGACTGGGCGAGCTGCGGCACGCGCTCGCTGCCTTCGGCAAGGCCTTGCCCATCGCCATTGAACGGCCTTCGGGCCTGATCGTCGATGCCCTGGTTGAAGCCGGCCATCAGGTCTTTGCAATCCACCCCAACCCCGTCAAGGCCAGCCGCCCACGCTACCGCAGCACCAACGCCAAGAGCGATGCGGGAGATGCCTTCATGCTGGCTGACTTGCTGCGTACCGACGGTCATCGCTGGCACGCTTTGCAGCCCCAGTCGGCGGCTATCCGCGGCTTGCGCGCCCTGGTGCGCACACGCGACGATTTGGTGACCACGCGCGTTCGCCTGGCCAACCAGCTCACCGCACTGCTTGATGCCTATTGGCCTGGCGCCGCCTGCATCTTTGCCGCCGTCGATTCGCCCATTGCACTGGCCTTCATCGAGCAGTGGCCTACCGCGCGCAAACTCACCGCCCGCCAGATCGCCGCCTTTTGCAAGCGCCATGGCTACAGCGGCCGGCGTTCGGCCGGTGTCTTGCTCGAGCGCCTTCAGGCTGCCGCGCCAAGCCTGTGCGAACCCACGCTCGCCCAGGCCCACGCTACGGCCGCCTTGGCCTTGGTGGCCGTGCTCAAGCCCCTGAGCGTCCAGATCAAGGCCCTGGATGCACACATTGCCCAAGCCATGACCGCGCTGCCGCAGGCCATCTCGGTGATGTCGCTGCCGCGCGCCGGTTGCATCTGCGCCGCCCAGATCCTGGCCGAATTGGGTGACGTACCTGAGCGCTTTGCCAGCGCCCAGCAGCTGTGCTCCGAGGCAGGCGTCGTACCGGTCACCTACGAGTCCGGCAAGAGTCGCGCCGTCACCTTCCGATGGGCTTGCAACCATCGCCTGCGTCGAGCCATTACCTGCCTTGCAGACAACTCTCGTCATGCCAGCCCATGGGCTGCCAGCGTCTACAACGCCGCGCGCAAGCGCGGTTGCGATCATCCGCACGCAGTGCGCATATTGGCTCGCGCCTGGACCCGTGTGCTCTGGCGCATCTGGACCAACGGCACTCTCTACGACCCGGCCATCCATTCCAGCGCTTGTCGCATCGAAATCTCTCAAGAGGGTTGA